One Oscillospiraceae bacterium genomic region harbors:
- a CDS encoding ABC transporter ATP-binding protein, producing the protein MIEMHGIRKSYYIGKPNELEILHGIDLTVYPGEFVAIVGESGSGKSTLMNIIGVLDKPTSGEYTLDGVNIHDAKDNQLADIRNRKIGFVFQTYNLIGRQSALKNVELPMLYAGVPGGERTRRAKEWLERVGMGERMKHQPNELSGGQKQRVAIARAMVNEPALILADEPTGALDSQTSRTVMDLFHEMHNTYHKTIVLITHNPELADECERVLTLRDGLIVGERKGSGKRAAL; encoded by the coding sequence CTGATTGAGATGCACGGCATCCGCAAAAGCTACTACATCGGCAAGCCCAATGAGTTGGAAATTCTGCACGGCATCGATTTGACGGTCTACCCCGGTGAATTTGTGGCCATCGTGGGCGAGTCCGGCTCCGGCAAATCCACCCTGATGAACATCATCGGCGTGCTGGATAAGCCCACCTCCGGTGAGTACACGCTGGACGGCGTGAACATCCATGACGCCAAAGATAACCAGTTGGCCGATATCCGTAACCGCAAGATTGGCTTTGTGTTCCAGACCTACAATCTGATCGGCCGGCAGAGCGCCTTGAAAAACGTCGAGCTGCCGATGCTGTACGCCGGTGTGCCCGGCGGTGAGCGCACCCGCCGCGCCAAGGAATGGCTGGAGCGCGTAGGCATGGGCGAGCGCATGAAGCACCAGCCCAACGAGCTTTCCGGCGGCCAGAAGCAGCGTGTAGCCATCGCCCGCGCCATGGTCAACGAACCGGCGCTGATTTTGGCCGATGAGCCCACCGGCGCGCTGGACAGCCAGACCAGCCGCACCGTCATGGATCTGTTCCATGAAATGCACAACACCTACCACAAAACCATCGTGCTCATCACCCACAACCCCGAGCTGGCCGACGAATGTGAGCGTGTGCTGACCCTGCGGGACGGGCTGATTGTGGGCGAAAGAAAGGGGAGTGGCAAACGTGCAGCTCTTTGA